The following are encoded together in the Vigna unguiculata cultivar IT97K-499-35 chromosome 2, ASM411807v1, whole genome shotgun sequence genome:
- the LOC114167032 gene encoding uncharacterized protein LOC114167032: MELSLRLTPSPSSSASSLPAALAHCSKLCEFQPRKKKKNVCFDAPKLSVRCAKASAEGSGDAIDDGKARTGFTTPAMEVTTFNRSTFNDADFPVWEKIGAVVRLSYGIGIYGAMAVAGSFICSITGIDSLGGFHLSLDAILEGLGYAAPPIMALLFILDDEVVKLSPHARAIRDVEDEELWSFFYGMSPWQFILMVAASSVGEELFYRAAVQGALADIFLRGSNLITDAQGMASLTGVLPPFVPFAQAFAAVLAAVLTGSLYYMAASPKDPTYVVAPVTQSRSGRQDLKKLFEAWYEKRQMKKIYSPLLEGLLALYLGLEWIQTDNILAPIITHGIYSTVILGHGLWKIHDHRRRLRQRIQKLKLEDKNTN; encoded by the exons ATGGAGCTGTCTCTGAGACTTACTCCTTCGCCTTCAAGTTCAGCTTCATCGCTTCCTGCAGCACTCGCTCACTGCTCCAAGCTCTGTGAATTTCAGcccaggaagaagaagaagaacgtGTGTTTCGACGCGCCTAAGCTTTCGGTGCGTTGTGCCAAGGCTTCGGCGGAGGGAAGCGGCGATGCAATCGATGATGGAAAGGCTCGAACTGGGTTCACTACTCCTGCCATGGAGGTCACCACATTCAACCGCAGCACTTTCAACGACGCTGACTTTCCCGTTTGGGAAAAGATTGGTGCTGTGGTCAGACTCAGTTATGGCATCG GGATTTATGGTGCCATGGCTGTTGCGGGGAGTTTTATCTGTTCGATTACGGGAATTGACTCTCTGGGGGGTTTCCATCTATCGTTAGATGCCATTTTGGAAGGGCTTGGATATGCAGCTCCTCCAATTATGGCCCTTTTGTTTATACTCGAT GACGAAGTTGTGAAGCTATCACCCCATGCCCGTGCCATCAGAGATgtagaagatgaagaactatGGAGCTTTTTCTATGGGATGTCCCCTTGGCAG TTTATACTGATGGTTGCTGCGAGTTCAGTTGGAGAGGAGCTCTTCTACAGAGCTGCTGTTCAG GGGGCATTGGCTGATATATTCTTAAGAGGCAGTAATCTTATAACAGATGCTCAAGGAATGGCATCATTG ACTGGTGTGCTGCCTCCATTTGTTCCATTTGCTCAGGCATTTGCAGCAGTTCTTGCAGCAGTTCTTACTGGATCTCTCTATTACATGGCTGCCTCTCCTAAag ATCCTACTTATGTTGTCGCACCTGTTACACAATCTCGCTCTGGTCGTCAAGATTTGAAAAAGCTGTTTGAAG CCTGGTATGAGAAACGgcaaatgaaaaaaatctaTTCTCCACTTCTGGAAGGACTACTAGCCCTCTACCTAGGTCTTGAGTGGATCCAG ACTGATAACATTCTTGCTCCGATTATCACACATGGCATATACTCCACTGTGATATTGGGACATGGGCTTTGGAAGATACATGACCACCGGCGTAGACTACGTCAGAGAATCCAAAAGTTAAAGTTAGAGGACAAAAACACCAACTAG
- the LOC114174287 gene encoding acetylornithine deacetylase, giving the protein MAEKLLTTLGDLERDTFVPLLSKLIGESKHVQNNPPELVPEEDRVVKHVLDVLLPFSTTTGGGPLLLNHVTYTPGRGNLIVEYPGTVPGKILSFVGCHMDVVTANPNDWDFDPFSLSIDGDKLRGRGTTDCLGHVALVAELMKKLGQTKPNLKSTVVAVFIANEENSSITGIGVDALVKDGLLNKLKNGPLYWIDTADKQPCVGTGGMIPWKLQFTGKLFHSGLAHKAINAMELGMDALKEIQSRFYRDFPPHPQEQVYGFATPSTMKPTQWSYPGGGINQIAGECTISGDVRLTPFYNVKDVMKKLQEYVDDINKNIEKLESRGPVSKYVLPDENLRGSITLSFNEALSGVACDLNSRGFHVLCKATEEVVGHVKPYSITGSLPLIRELQEEGFDVQTSGYGLMATYHAANEYCLFTDMSQGYRVFARIISKLED; this is encoded by the exons ATGGCGGAGAAGTTGTTAACAACATTAGGGGATCTGGAGAGGGACACGTTCGTGCCTCTTCTCTCCAAGCTGATTGGGGAATCAAAGCACGTGCAGAACAACCCGCCGGAGCTCGTTCCCGAAGAGGACAGAGTGGTGAAGCACGTGTTGGACGTTCTATTACCCTTCAGCACCACCACCGGAGGCGGTCCCTTGCTCCTCAACCACGTCACCTACACCCCCGGCCGGGGGAACCTCATCGTCGAGTACCCCGGCACCGTTCCCGGCAAAATCCTCTCCTTCGTTGGTTGCCACATGGACGTCGTCACCGCCAATCCCAACGATTGG GATTTTGATCCGTTTTCACTGAGCATTGATGGGGATAAGCTTCGGGGTCGTGGAACTACTGATTGCCTGGGCCACGTGGCACTTGTCGCGGAACTCATGAAAAAGCTCGGGCAAACCAAGCCGAATTTGAAATCAACCGTCGTTGCTGTTTTTATAGCCAATGAAGAAAATTCTTCAATTACTGGTATTGGTGTGGATGCGCTTGTCAAAGATGGCCTCCTCAATAAGCTGAAGAATGGCCCTCT GTACTGGATTGACACGGCAGATAAACAACCGTGCGTAGGAACTGGTGGTATGATACCTTGGAAACTTCAGTTCACGGGGAAGCTCTTTCACAGTGGATTAGCTCATAAA GCTATTAATGCAATGGAGCTAGGCATGGATGCTCTAAAGGAAATCCAGTCCCGATTTTACCGAGACTTCCCACCTCATCCTCAGGAACAGGTTTACGGGTTTGCAACTCCTTCAACCATGAAACCAACCCAATGGAGCT ATCCAGGAGGTGGAATCAACCAAATTGCAGGGGAATGTACTATTTCAGGAGATGTCAG GTTGACTCCATTCTACAA TGTAAAGGATGTAATGAAGAAGCTGCAAGAATACGTGGATGATATTAATAAGAATATTGAGAAGCTAGAAAGTAGAGGTCCAGTTTCAAAATATGTCCTACCCGATGAAAACTTAAGAGGAAG CATTACTTTAAGTTTTAACGAGGCACTGTCTGGAGTTGCTTGTGATCTTAATTCTAGAGGTTTCCATGTTTTATGCAAAGCAACTGAAGAAGTAGTTGGGCACGTAAAGCCTTACTCGATTACTGGGAGTTTGCCTCTCATTCGAGAACTACAG GAAGAAGGTTTTGATGTCCAAACATCTGGCTATG GTCTAATGGCTACTTACCATGCTGCGAACGAGTACTGCCTTTTCACGGATATGTCCCAAGGATATCGGGTCTTTGCGAGAATCATCTCTAAACTGGAAGATTGA
- the LOC114174312 gene encoding probable transcriptional regulator RABBIT EARS, whose protein sequence is MAAEIGLVSMTQIQKLSQSQHHKKQQPQPNPNTTTTTTTPSSSWMWNPTQQLHHQEDDDDSWEVRAFAEDTRNIMGTTWPPRSYTCTYCRREFRSAQALGGHMNVHRRDRARLNQPPPSSATATSSLPTSSPYINIPPQDLVANAGLCLLYHLPPSPTAPPFPNSPSTNALSSSPSPSTLLSISSYPSSNFLMQTSFNFPGAPSTGINTATVSSFYSSKVDQSATSSSFATGHLEELDLELRLGHKPTQTS, encoded by the coding sequence ATGGCTGCAGAGATTGGCCTAGTCTCCATGACCCAGATCCAAAAATTATCACAATCCCAACACCACAAAAAACAACAACCTCAACCAAACCctaacaccaccaccaccaccaccaccccctCCTCCTCTTGGATGTGGAACCCTACCCAACAACTGCACCACCAAGAAGACGACGATGACTCATGGGAGGTCAGAGCTTTTGCAGAAGACACAAGGAACATCATGGGAACCACATGGCCTCCACGCTCCTACACCTGCACATACTGCAGAAGGGAGTTCCGCTCCGCCCAAGCTCTCGGCGGCCACATGAACGTCCACCGCCGCGACCGTGCACGCCTCAACCAACCCCCTCCTTCCTCCGCCACCGCCACCTCTTCTCTTCCCACTTCTTCACCCTACATCAACATCCCTCCTCAAGACCTCGTTGCAAATGCTGGCTTGTGCCTCCTCTATCACTTGCCGCCAAGCCCTACTGCACCACCCTTCCCTAATTCCCCCTCTACCAATGCCCTTTCTtcttctccctctccctccactCTTCTCTCTATCTCCTCCTATCCCTCAAGCAATTTTCTGATGCAAACCTCCTTCAATTTCCCCGGTGCACCCTCAACTGGGATCAACACTGCTACTGTTTCCTCTTTCTACTCTTCCAAAGTGGACCAATCGGCAACTTCTTCCTCTTTTGCCACCGGCCACCTCGAAGAGCTTGATCTAGAGCTCCGCCTCGGCCACAAACCAACACAAACCTCATAA